A genomic window from Pecten maximus chromosome 4, xPecMax1.1, whole genome shotgun sequence includes:
- the LOC117325196 gene encoding uncharacterized protein LOC117325196 isoform X39, producing MSGASLSLWMGDLEPYMDDYFITSAFEQMGATIKSMKLIKNKVTGLPAGYCFIDFHDAEKAHDAMLKLNGKIIPNSNPPKRFKLNTSSHGKEHLAVPEFSLFIGDLSMDVDDYVLYYAFAKKYRSCRSAKVVLENSGRSKGYGFVRFSEETDQQRALIEMQHMTGIGSKPIRVSLATPKRPMPQDMSGGVHYSNYYGHNYPYSATYYNYYNSHTYYNNQDYTTRQVCIPGLQHARYVYTSPTLQQPGLYNTPGMYTRTIQHTRYVYQTTTRQVCIHKSYTTTTRTIQHTRYVYQDYTTHQVCIPGLYNTPGMYTRTIQHARYVYTSLTLQQPGIYNTPGMYTQVLHYNNQDYTTHQVCIPGLYNTPGMYTRTIQHARYVYQDYTTHQVCIPGLYNTPGMYTRTIHHARYVYQDYTTHQVCTHKSYTTTTRTTTHQVCIPDYNTPGMYTRLQHARYVYQDYTTHQVCIPDYNTPGMYTRTIQHTRYVYQTTTRQVCIPGLYNTPGMYTRTTTRQVCIHKSYTTTTMTIQHARYVCTSLTLQQP from the exons ATGTCAGGGGCATCTTTATCTCTGTGGATGGGAGAT TTGGAGCCATATATGGATGACTATTTCATAACTTCTGCATTTGAACAGATGGGAGCAACAATCAAGTCaatgaaattgattaaaaataagGTCACAGG TCTCCCAGCTGGCTACTGTTTCATTGACTTCCATGATGCAGAGAAGGCTCATGATGCAATGCTGAAGCTGAATGGAAAAATAATTCCCAACAGTAATCCT CCCAAGAGGTTCAAGCTGAACACATCTAGTCATGGGAAGGAACACTTAGCAGT ACCAGAATTTTCTCTTTTCATTGGTGACCTCTCCATGGATGTTGATGACTATGTGTTATATTATGCTTTTGCGAAGAAATACAGATCTTGTAGATCTGCAAAAG TTGTACTAGAAAACAGTGGACGCAGTAAAGGTTATGGATTTGTTCGCTTCTCAGAAGAAACAGACCAGCAGAGAGCTCTGATAGAAATGCAGCATATGACTGGCATTGGGTCAAAGCCTATCCGTGTGAGCCTGGCAACACCAAAACG GCCGATGCCTCAAGATATGTCAGGAGGTGTCCATTATAGTAACTACTATGGCCACAACTATCCCTACAGTGCTACgtactacaactactacaactcACATACTTACTACAACAACCAGGACTATACAACACGCCAG gtatgtataccaGGACTACAACACGCCAGGTATGTATACACAAGTCCTACACTACAACAACCAGGGCTATACAACACaccaggtatgtataccagGACTATACAACACaccaggtatgtataccagACTACAACACGCCAG GTATGTATACACAAGTCCTACACTACAACCACCAGGACTATACAACACaccaggtatgtataccagGACTATACAACACaccaggtatgtataccagGACTATACAACACaccaggtatgtataccagGACTATACAACACGCCAGGTATGTATACACAAGTCTTACACTACAACAACCAGGAATATACAACacaccaggtatgtatacacAAGTCCTACACTACAACAACCAG GACTATACAACACaccaggtatgtataccagGACTATACAACacaccag GTATGTATACCAGGACTATACAACACGCCAGGTATGTATACCAGGACTATACAACACaccaggtatgtataccagGACTATACAACACGCCAGGTATGTATACCAGGACTATACACCACGCCAGGTATGTATACCAGGACTATACAACACACCAGGTATGTACACACAAGTCCTACACTACAACAACCAGGACTACAACACaccaggtatgtataccagACTACAACACGCCAGGTATGTATACCAGACTACAACACGCCAGGTATGTATACCAGGACTATACAACACaccaggtatgtataccagACTACAACACGCCAGGTATGTATACCAGGACTATACAACACaccaggtatgtataccagACTACAACACGCCAG GTATGTATACCAGGACTATACAACACaccaggtatgtataccagGACTACAACACGCCAGGTATGTATACACAAGTCCTACACTACAACAACCATGACAATACAACACGCCAGGTATGTATGCACAAGTCTTACACTACAACAACcatga
- the LOC117325196 gene encoding uncharacterized protein LOC117325196 isoform X4: MSGASLSLWMGDLEPYMDDYFITSAFEQMGATIKSMKLIKNKVTGLPAGYCFIDFHDAEKAHDAMLKLNGKIIPNSNPPKRFKLNTSSHGKEHLAVPEFSLFIGDLSMDVDDYVLYYAFAKKYRSCRSAKVVLENSGRSKGYGFVRFSEETDQQRALIEMQHMTGIGSKPIRVSLATPKRPMPQDMSGGVHYSNYYGHNYPYSATYYNYYNSHTYYNNQDYTTRQVCIPGLQHARYVYTSPTLQQPGLYNTPGMYTRTIQHARYVYTSPTLQPPGLYNTPGMYTRTIQHTRYVYQDYTTHQVCIPGLYNTPGMYTQVLHYNNQEYTTHQVCIHKSYTTTTRSTTHQVCIHKSYTTTTRNIQHTRYVYQDYTAHQVCIPGLYNTPGMYTQVLHYNNQEYTTHQVCIPGLYNTPGMYTRTIQHTRYVYQDYTTRQVCIHKSYTTTTRSTTRQVCIPGLYNTPGMYTRTIQHTRYVYQDYTTRQVCIPGLYTTPGMYTRTIQHTRYVHTSPTLQQPGLQHTRYVYQTTTRQVCIPDYNTPGMYTRTIQHTRYVYQTTTRQVCIPGLYNTPGMYTRLQHARYVYQDYTTRQSGHHEHNTEEDVDALEEPELEVDIFRYNKDYMEQSEEIFEAIELSRWTPLDSIASKVTNHMI, from the exons ATGTCAGGGGCATCTTTATCTCTGTGGATGGGAGAT TTGGAGCCATATATGGATGACTATTTCATAACTTCTGCATTTGAACAGATGGGAGCAACAATCAAGTCaatgaaattgattaaaaataagGTCACAGG TCTCCCAGCTGGCTACTGTTTCATTGACTTCCATGATGCAGAGAAGGCTCATGATGCAATGCTGAAGCTGAATGGAAAAATAATTCCCAACAGTAATCCT CCCAAGAGGTTCAAGCTGAACACATCTAGTCATGGGAAGGAACACTTAGCAGT ACCAGAATTTTCTCTTTTCATTGGTGACCTCTCCATGGATGTTGATGACTATGTGTTATATTATGCTTTTGCGAAGAAATACAGATCTTGTAGATCTGCAAAAG TTGTACTAGAAAACAGTGGACGCAGTAAAGGTTATGGATTTGTTCGCTTCTCAGAAGAAACAGACCAGCAGAGAGCTCTGATAGAAATGCAGCATATGACTGGCATTGGGTCAAAGCCTATCCGTGTGAGCCTGGCAACACCAAAACG GCCGATGCCTCAAGATATGTCAGGAGGTGTCCATTATAGTAACTACTATGGCCACAACTATCCCTACAGTGCTACgtactacaactactacaactcACATACTTACTACAACAACCAGGACTATACAACACGCCAG gtatgtataccaGGACTACAACACGCCAGGTATGTATACACAAGTCCTACACTACAACAACCAGGGCTATACAACACaccag GTATGTATACCAGGACTATACAACACGCCAGGTATGTATACACAAGTCCTACACTACAACCACCAGGACTATACAACACaccaggtatgtataccagGACTATACAACACaccaggtatgtataccagGACTATACAACACaccaggtatgtataccagGACTATACAACACGCCAGGTATGTATACACAAGTCTTACACTACAACAACCAGGAATATACAACacaccaggtatgtatacacAAGTCCTACACTACAACAACCAGGTCTACAACacaccaggtatgtatacacAAGTCCTACACTACAACAACCAGGAATATACAACACaccaggtatgtataccagGACTATACAGCACaccaggtatgtataccagGACTATACAACacaccaggtatgtatacacAAGTCCTACACTACAACAACCAGGAATATACAACACaccaggtatgtataccagGACTATACAACACaccaggtatgtataccagGACTATACAACacaccag GTATGTATACCAGGACTATACAACACGCCAGGTATGTATACACAAGTCCTACACTACAACAACTAGGTCTACAACACGCCAGGTATGTATACCAGGACTATACAACACGCCAGGTATGTATACCAGGACTATACAACACaccaggtatgtataccagGACTATACAACACGCCAGGTATGTATACCAGGACTATACACCACGCCAGGTATGTATACCAGGACTATACAACACACCAGGTATGTACACACAAGTCCTACACTACAACAACCAGGACTACAACACaccaggtatgtataccagACTACAACACGCCAGGTATGTATACCAGACTACAACACGCCAGGTATGTATACCAGGACTATACAACACaccaggtatgtataccagACTACAACACGCCAGGTATGTATACCAGGACTATACAACACaccaggtatgtataccagACTACAACACGCCAGGTATGTATACCAGGACTATACAACACGCCAG AGTGGACATCATGAACATAACACTGAGGAGGACGTAGATGCTTTAGAAG AACCAGAATTAGAAGTTGACATTTTCAGATACAACAAGGACTACATGGAACAGAGTGAG GAAATCTTTGAGGCAATAGAATTATCTCGATGGACACCATTGGACAGCATTGCATCCAAAGTCACCAATCACATGATCTGA
- the LOC117325196 gene encoding uncharacterized protein LOC117325196 isoform X23: MSGASLSLWMGDLEPYMDDYFITSAFEQMGATIKSMKLIKNKVTGLPAGYCFIDFHDAEKAHDAMLKLNGKIIPNSNPPKRFKLNTSSHGKEHLAVPEFSLFIGDLSMDVDDYVLYYAFAKKYRSCRSAKVVLENSGRSKGYGFVRFSEETDQQRALIEMQHMTGIGSKPIRVSLATPKRPMPQDMSGGVHYSNYYGHNYPYSATYYNYYNSHTYYNNQDYTTRQVCIPGLQHARYVYTSPTLQQPGLYNTPGMYTRTIQHTRYVYQTTTRQVCIPGLYNTPGMYTQVLHYNHQDYTTHQVCIPGLYNTPGMYTRTIQHTRYVYQDYTTRQVCIHKSYTTTTRNIQHTRYVYTSPTLQQPGLQHTRYVYTSPTLQQPGIYNTPGMYTRTIQHTRYVYQDYTTHQVCIPGLYNTPGMYTRTIQHTRYVYQDYTTRQVCIPGLYTTPGMYTRTIQHTRYVHTSPTLQQPGLQHTRYVYQTTTRQVCIPDYNTPGMYTRTIQHTRYVYQTTTRQVCIPGLYNTPGMYTRLQHARYVYQDYTTRQSGHHEHNTEEDVDALEEPELEVDIFRYNKDYMEQSEEIFEAIELSRWTPLDSIASKVTNHMI, translated from the exons ATGTCAGGGGCATCTTTATCTCTGTGGATGGGAGAT TTGGAGCCATATATGGATGACTATTTCATAACTTCTGCATTTGAACAGATGGGAGCAACAATCAAGTCaatgaaattgattaaaaataagGTCACAGG TCTCCCAGCTGGCTACTGTTTCATTGACTTCCATGATGCAGAGAAGGCTCATGATGCAATGCTGAAGCTGAATGGAAAAATAATTCCCAACAGTAATCCT CCCAAGAGGTTCAAGCTGAACACATCTAGTCATGGGAAGGAACACTTAGCAGT ACCAGAATTTTCTCTTTTCATTGGTGACCTCTCCATGGATGTTGATGACTATGTGTTATATTATGCTTTTGCGAAGAAATACAGATCTTGTAGATCTGCAAAAG TTGTACTAGAAAACAGTGGACGCAGTAAAGGTTATGGATTTGTTCGCTTCTCAGAAGAAACAGACCAGCAGAGAGCTCTGATAGAAATGCAGCATATGACTGGCATTGGGTCAAAGCCTATCCGTGTGAGCCTGGCAACACCAAAACG GCCGATGCCTCAAGATATGTCAGGAGGTGTCCATTATAGTAACTACTATGGCCACAACTATCCCTACAGTGCTACgtactacaactactacaactcACATACTTACTACAACAACCAGGACTATACAACACGCCAG gtatgtataccaGGACTACAACACGCCAGGTATGTATACACAAGTCCTACACTACAACAACCAGGGCTATACAACACaccaggtatgtataccagGACTATACAACACaccaggtatgtataccagACTACAACACGCCAGGTATGTATACCAGGACTATACAACACGCCAGGTATGTATACACAAGTCCTACACTACAACCACCAGGACTATACAACACaccaggtatgtataccagGACTATACAACACaccaggtatgtataccagGACTATACAACACaccaggtatgtataccagGACTATACAACACGCCAGGTATGTATACACAAGTCTTACACTACAACAACCAGGAATATACAACacaccaggtatgtatacacAAGTCCTACACTACAACAACCAGGTCTACAACacaccag gtatgtatacacAAGTCCTACACTACAACAACCAGGAATATACAACACaccaggtatgtataccagGACTATACAACACaccaggtatgtataccagGACTATACAACacaccag GTATGTATACCAGGACTATACAACACGCCAGGTATGTATACCAGGACTATACAACACaccaggtatgtataccagGACTATACAACACGCCAGGTATGTATACCAGGACTATACACCACGCCAGGTATGTATACCAGGACTATACAACACACCAGGTATGTACACACAAGTCCTACACTACAACAACCAGGACTACAACACaccaggtatgtataccagACTACAACACGCCAGGTATGTATACCAGACTACAACACGCCAGGTATGTATACCAGGACTATACAACACaccaggtatgtataccagACTACAACACGCCAGGTATGTATACCAGGACTATACAACACaccaggtatgtataccagACTACAACACGCCAGGTATGTATACCAGGACTATACAACACGCCAG AGTGGACATCATGAACATAACACTGAGGAGGACGTAGATGCTTTAGAAG AACCAGAATTAGAAGTTGACATTTTCAGATACAACAAGGACTACATGGAACAGAGTGAG GAAATCTTTGAGGCAATAGAATTATCTCGATGGACACCATTGGACAGCATTGCATCCAAAGTCACCAATCACATGATCTGA
- the LOC117325196 gene encoding uncharacterized protein LOC117325196 isoform X16, with protein MSGASLSLWMGDLEPYMDDYFITSAFEQMGATIKSMKLIKNKVTGLPAGYCFIDFHDAEKAHDAMLKLNGKIIPNSNPPKRFKLNTSSHGKEHLAVPEFSLFIGDLSMDVDDYVLYYAFAKKYRSCRSAKVVLENSGRSKGYGFVRFSEETDQQRALIEMQHMTGIGSKPIRVSLATPKRPMPQDMSGGVHYSNYYGHNYPYSATYYNYYNSHTYYNNQDYTTRQVCIPGLQHARYVYTSPTLQQPGLYNTPGMYTRTIQHTRYVYQTTTRQVCIHKSYTTTTRTIQHTRYVYQDYTTHQVCIPGLYNTPGMYTRTIQHARYVYTSLTLQQPGIYNTPGMYTQVLHYNNQVYNTPGMYTQVLHYNNQEYTTHQVCIPGLYNTPGMYTRTIQHTRYVYQDYTTRQVCIHKSYTTTTRSTTRQVCIPGLYNTPGMYTRTIQHTRYVYQDYTTRQVCIPGLYTTPGMYTRTIQHTRYVHTSPTLQQPGLQHTRYVYQTTTRQVCIPDYNTPGMYTRTIQHTRYVYQTTTRQVCIPGLYNTPGMYTRLQHARYVYQDYTTRQSGHHEHNTEEDVDALEEPELEVDIFRYNKDYMEQSEEIFEAIELSRWTPLDSIASKVTNHMI; from the exons ATGTCAGGGGCATCTTTATCTCTGTGGATGGGAGAT TTGGAGCCATATATGGATGACTATTTCATAACTTCTGCATTTGAACAGATGGGAGCAACAATCAAGTCaatgaaattgattaaaaataagGTCACAGG TCTCCCAGCTGGCTACTGTTTCATTGACTTCCATGATGCAGAGAAGGCTCATGATGCAATGCTGAAGCTGAATGGAAAAATAATTCCCAACAGTAATCCT CCCAAGAGGTTCAAGCTGAACACATCTAGTCATGGGAAGGAACACTTAGCAGT ACCAGAATTTTCTCTTTTCATTGGTGACCTCTCCATGGATGTTGATGACTATGTGTTATATTATGCTTTTGCGAAGAAATACAGATCTTGTAGATCTGCAAAAG TTGTACTAGAAAACAGTGGACGCAGTAAAGGTTATGGATTTGTTCGCTTCTCAGAAGAAACAGACCAGCAGAGAGCTCTGATAGAAATGCAGCATATGACTGGCATTGGGTCAAAGCCTATCCGTGTGAGCCTGGCAACACCAAAACG GCCGATGCCTCAAGATATGTCAGGAGGTGTCCATTATAGTAACTACTATGGCCACAACTATCCCTACAGTGCTACgtactacaactactacaactcACATACTTACTACAACAACCAGGACTATACAACACGCCAG gtatgtataccaGGACTACAACACGCCAGGTATGTATACACAAGTCCTACACTACAACAACCAGGGCTATACAACACaccaggtatgtataccagGACTATACAACACaccaggtatgtataccagACTACAACACGCCAG GTATGTATACACAAGTCCTACACTACAACCACCAGGACTATACAACACaccaggtatgtataccagGACTATACAACACaccaggtatgtataccagGACTATACAACACaccaggtatgtataccagGACTATACAACACGCCAGGTATGTATACACAAGTCTTACACTACAACAACCAGGAATATACAACacaccaggtatgtatacacAAGTCCTACACTACAACAACCAGGTCTACAACacaccag gtatgtatacacAAGTCCTACACTACAACAACCAGGAATATACAACACaccaggtatgtataccagGACTATACAACACaccaggtatgtataccagGACTATACAACacaccag GTATGTATACCAGGACTATACAACACGCCAGGTATGTATACACAAGTCCTACACTACAACAACTAGGTCTACAACACGCCAGGTATGTATACCAGGACTATACAACACGCCAGGTATGTATACCAGGACTATACAACACaccaggtatgtataccagGACTATACAACACGCCAGGTATGTATACCAGGACTATACACCACGCCAGGTATGTATACCAGGACTATACAACACACCAGGTATGTACACACAAGTCCTACACTACAACAACCAGGACTACAACACaccaggtatgtataccagACTACAACACGCCAGGTATGTATACCAGACTACAACACGCCAGGTATGTATACCAGGACTATACAACACaccaggtatgtataccagACTACAACACGCCAGGTATGTATACCAGGACTATACAACACaccaggtatgtataccagACTACAACACGCCAGGTATGTATACCAGGACTATACAACACGCCAG AGTGGACATCATGAACATAACACTGAGGAGGACGTAGATGCTTTAGAAG AACCAGAATTAGAAGTTGACATTTTCAGATACAACAAGGACTACATGGAACAGAGTGAG GAAATCTTTGAGGCAATAGAATTATCTCGATGGACACCATTGGACAGCATTGCATCCAAAGTCACCAATCACATGATCTGA
- the LOC117325196 gene encoding uncharacterized protein LOC117325196 isoform X21 yields MSGASLSLWMGDLEPYMDDYFITSAFEQMGATIKSMKLIKNKVTGLPAGYCFIDFHDAEKAHDAMLKLNGKIIPNSNPPKRFKLNTSSHGKEHLAVPEFSLFIGDLSMDVDDYVLYYAFAKKYRSCRSAKVVLENSGRSKGYGFVRFSEETDQQRALIEMQHMTGIGSKPIRVSLATPKRPMPQDMSGGVHYSNYYGHNYPYSATYYNYYNSHTYYNNQDYTTRQVCIPGLQHARYVYTSPTLQQPGLYNTPGMYTRTIQHTRYVYQTTTRQVCIPGLYNTPGMYTQVLHYNHQDYTTHQVCIPGLYNTPGMYTRTIQHTRYVYQDYTTRQVCIHKSYTTTTRNIQHTRYVYTSPTLQQPGLYNTPGMYTRTIQHTRYVYQDYTTRQVCIHKSYTTTTRSTTRQVCIPGLYNTPGMYTRTIQHTRYVYQDYTTRQVCIPGLYTTPGMYTRTIQHTRYVHTSPTLQQPGLQHTRYVYQTTTRQVCIPDYNTPGMYTRTIQHTRYVYQTTTRQVCIPGLYNTPGMYTRLQHARYVYQDYTTRQSGHHEHNTEEDVDALEEPELEVDIFRYNKDYMEQSEEIFEAIELSRWTPLDSIASKVTNHMI; encoded by the exons ATGTCAGGGGCATCTTTATCTCTGTGGATGGGAGAT TTGGAGCCATATATGGATGACTATTTCATAACTTCTGCATTTGAACAGATGGGAGCAACAATCAAGTCaatgaaattgattaaaaataagGTCACAGG TCTCCCAGCTGGCTACTGTTTCATTGACTTCCATGATGCAGAGAAGGCTCATGATGCAATGCTGAAGCTGAATGGAAAAATAATTCCCAACAGTAATCCT CCCAAGAGGTTCAAGCTGAACACATCTAGTCATGGGAAGGAACACTTAGCAGT ACCAGAATTTTCTCTTTTCATTGGTGACCTCTCCATGGATGTTGATGACTATGTGTTATATTATGCTTTTGCGAAGAAATACAGATCTTGTAGATCTGCAAAAG TTGTACTAGAAAACAGTGGACGCAGTAAAGGTTATGGATTTGTTCGCTTCTCAGAAGAAACAGACCAGCAGAGAGCTCTGATAGAAATGCAGCATATGACTGGCATTGGGTCAAAGCCTATCCGTGTGAGCCTGGCAACACCAAAACG GCCGATGCCTCAAGATATGTCAGGAGGTGTCCATTATAGTAACTACTATGGCCACAACTATCCCTACAGTGCTACgtactacaactactacaactcACATACTTACTACAACAACCAGGACTATACAACACGCCAG gtatgtataccaGGACTACAACACGCCAGGTATGTATACACAAGTCCTACACTACAACAACCAGGGCTATACAACACaccaggtatgtataccagGACTATACAACACaccaggtatgtataccagACTACAACACGCCAGGTATGTATACCAGGACTATACAACACGCCAGGTATGTATACACAAGTCCTACACTACAACCACCAGGACTATACAACACaccaggtatgtataccagGACTATACAACACaccaggtatgtataccagGACTATACAACACaccaggtatgtataccagGACTATACAACACGCCAGGTATGTATACACAAGTCTTACACTACAACAACCAGGAATATACAACacaccaggtatgtatacacAAGTCCTACACTACAACAACCAG GACTATACAACACaccaggtatgtataccagGACTATACAACacaccag GTATGTATACCAGGACTATACAACACGCCAGGTATGTATACACAAGTCCTACACTACAACAACTAGGTCTACAACACGCCAGGTATGTATACCAGGACTATACAACACGCCAGGTATGTATACCAGGACTATACAACACaccaggtatgtataccagGACTATACAACACGCCAGGTATGTATACCAGGACTATACACCACGCCAGGTATGTATACCAGGACTATACAACACACCAGGTATGTACACACAAGTCCTACACTACAACAACCAGGACTACAACACaccaggtatgtataccagACTACAACACGCCAGGTATGTATACCAGACTACAACACGCCAGGTATGTATACCAGGACTATACAACACaccaggtatgtataccagACTACAACACGCCAGGTATGTATACCAGGACTATACAACACaccaggtatgtataccagACTACAACACGCCAGGTATGTATACCAGGACTATACAACACGCCAG AGTGGACATCATGAACATAACACTGAGGAGGACGTAGATGCTTTAGAAG AACCAGAATTAGAAGTTGACATTTTCAGATACAACAAGGACTACATGGAACAGAGTGAG GAAATCTTTGAGGCAATAGAATTATCTCGATGGACACCATTGGACAGCATTGCATCCAAAGTCACCAATCACATGATCTGA
- the LOC117325196 gene encoding uncharacterized protein LOC117325196 isoform X34, whose product MSGASLSLWMGDLEPYMDDYFITSAFEQMGATIKSMKLIKNKVTGLPAGYCFIDFHDAEKAHDAMLKLNGKIIPNSNPPKRFKLNTSSHGKEHLAVPEFSLFIGDLSMDVDDYVLYYAFAKKYRSCRSAKVVLENSGRSKGYGFVRFSEETDQQRALIEMQHMTGIGSKPIRVSLATPKRPMPQDMSGGVHYSNYYGHNYPYSATYYNYYNSHTYYNNQDYTTRQVCIPGLQHARYVYTSPTLQQPGLYNTPGMYTRTIQHTRYVYQTTTRQVCIHKSYTTTTRNIQHTRYVYQDYTAHQVCIPGLYNTPGMYTQVLHYNNQEYTTHQVCIPGLYNTPGMYTRTIQHTRYVYQDYTTRQVCIHKSYTTTTRSTTRQVCIPGLYNTPGMYTRTIQHTRYVYQDYTTRQVCIPGLYTTPGMYTRTIQHTRYVHTSPTLQQPGLQHTRYVYQTTTRQVCIPDYNTPGMYTRTIQHTRYVYQTTTRQVCIPGLYNTPGMYTRLQHARYVYQDYTTRQSGHHEHNTEEDVDALEEPELEVDIFRYNKDYMEQSEEIFEAIELSRWTPLDSIASKVTNHMI is encoded by the exons ATGTCAGGGGCATCTTTATCTCTGTGGATGGGAGAT TTGGAGCCATATATGGATGACTATTTCATAACTTCTGCATTTGAACAGATGGGAGCAACAATCAAGTCaatgaaattgattaaaaataagGTCACAGG TCTCCCAGCTGGCTACTGTTTCATTGACTTCCATGATGCAGAGAAGGCTCATGATGCAATGCTGAAGCTGAATGGAAAAATAATTCCCAACAGTAATCCT CCCAAGAGGTTCAAGCTGAACACATCTAGTCATGGGAAGGAACACTTAGCAGT ACCAGAATTTTCTCTTTTCATTGGTGACCTCTCCATGGATGTTGATGACTATGTGTTATATTATGCTTTTGCGAAGAAATACAGATCTTGTAGATCTGCAAAAG TTGTACTAGAAAACAGTGGACGCAGTAAAGGTTATGGATTTGTTCGCTTCTCAGAAGAAACAGACCAGCAGAGAGCTCTGATAGAAATGCAGCATATGACTGGCATTGGGTCAAAGCCTATCCGTGTGAGCCTGGCAACACCAAAACG GCCGATGCCTCAAGATATGTCAGGAGGTGTCCATTATAGTAACTACTATGGCCACAACTATCCCTACAGTGCTACgtactacaactactacaactcACATACTTACTACAACAACCAGGACTATACAACACGCCAG gtatgtataccaGGACTACAACACGCCAGGTATGTATACACAAGTCCTACACTACAACAACCAGGGCTATACAACACaccaggtatgtataccagGACTATACAACACaccaggtatgtataccagACTACAACACGCCAG gtatgtatacacAAGTCCTACACTACAACAACCAGGAATATACAACACaccaggtatgtataccagGACTATACAGCACaccaggtatgtataccagGACTATACAACacaccaggtatgtatacacAAGTCCTACACTACAACAACCAGGAATATACAACACaccaggtatgtataccagGACTATACAACACaccaggtatgtataccagGACTATACAACacaccag GTATGTATACCAGGACTATACAACACGCCAGGTATGTATACACAAGTCCTACACTACAACAACTAGGTCTACAACACGCCAGGTATGTATACCAGGACTATACAACACGCCAGGTATGTATACCAGGACTATACAACACaccaggtatgtataccagGACTATACAACACGCCAGGTATGTATACCAGGACTATACACCACGCCAGGTATGTATACCAGGACTATACAACACACCAGGTATGTACACACAAGTCCTACACTACAACAACCAGGACTACAACACaccaggtatgtataccagACTACAACACGCCAGGTATGTATACCAGACTACAACACGCCAGGTATGTATACCAGGACTATACAACACaccaggtatgtataccagACTACAACACGCCAGGTATGTATACCAGGACTATACAACACaccaggtatgtataccagACTACAACACGCCAGGTATGTATACCAGGACTATACAACACGCCAG AGTGGACATCATGAACATAACACTGAGGAGGACGTAGATGCTTTAGAAG AACCAGAATTAGAAGTTGACATTTTCAGATACAACAAGGACTACATGGAACAGAGTGAG GAAATCTTTGAGGCAATAGAATTATCTCGATGGACACCATTGGACAGCATTGCATCCAAAGTCACCAATCACATGATCTGA